The Glaciimonas sp. PCH181 nucleotide sequence AAATCAATCTCATAGCTCACCTGCAACAAGCCGCTGGCAGAGGTATTCGCTGTGCCGTTACGACCCAATGGCACATCGCGATTGCCGCCTGTAGAAAAATCGGCAGTCGGTAACAGCGGCGCGCCAGCAATCCTTGCCTGCGCCTCAGCCTGTCGCACCCGAGACAATGCCGCCGCGATTTCAAGATTGCTCTTCTGACCTTCGTCTACCAACCCGGTCAATTCGCTACTACCAAAACGCTGCCACCAATCGTTATCAGGCCATTCCTGATTACCTGCTTTGCCGCTTAAGGTCCAGCCAGCAGGCATGTCCACTACTGGCGGTGGTTCCGATATAGGGATTTTGTGCGCACACCCGGCTAAGGCCAGACAAATCAGGCCGAGGGCTAGTGAAGAGGAGGATGAACGCGATAACAATTTCGGGGAGGAAAAAACAGATAAACGGCGCATGTAACGTCCCATTAGCGCGTTACCGATGCTGCGTTAGCGCTGCCCGCTGCGCCACCGGAAGGAGCGGCACTTTTAGCAGGCGGCAGCAAGGTTGAAAATGCTGCCGCTGCCGGGGTGACGACCGGCGCTGGCTTGGCGGCTGGCGTACTGGCAACGGTTTCTGCGGCGGCCGCCACTGGAGTTGGTGGCTTGAGTAATACCGCTGGCACAGATCCCACCAGTAATTGCTCGCCCACTTTCAGGCCAGATAAAACTTGTACTTGTTTGTCATCGCGTATGCCAATTTTCAGCTTACGTTGACTGAGTTGCTGCTGCGCATCCAGCACATTGACGCTGTATAAACCGTCCGCGTCAGGTCTGCCCAATAGCTTTATCGGCAACAATACCGCGTCTTGTGCCTGCGCCACAATAAACTGCACTTGCGTGCTCATGCCGCTCATCAACTCTTGTTCTGCATTGTCGACTTCGAACAAAACGTTATAAAAAGTCTGCTTGCCTTGCTCGCCAGTACCATCCGCTGGCACCGGAATAACCTGACGCAATTTTCCAGACCATTGTTTGCCGGGATAACCGGGCGTGGTGAAATTGGCGACCATGCCGCGCCGCAATCGGGTCACGTCAATTTCGGCGACACGCGCTTGCACAGTCATTTTTGACAAATCGGCAATGCGCATCAACGACAAGGCCGGTTGCGTGGTCCCTACCATTTGACCGGGACGCGCATTCAGCGCCACCACAGTGCCCGAAATTGGCGCTAATACTTGCGTGTGCTGACGACTTTCATCGTCCAATTTCAAGGTTGCTTCAACCTGCCGAATTTGTGCATTAATCGCGTCCACCCGCGCACTGGCAGAAGACATACTCATACGGCTGGATTCAAAGGATTCTTCGCGGGTGGCGTTTTGCGCTTTTAGTTGCGTTTGCCGTTTGAATTGCAACTCTGCAAAATCCATTTGCGCGCGCTGGTCTGCCAGTTCCGCCTGCAAGCGCGCCATTTGCGCCCGATTGGTTTCCACCTTCGCGGGCTGCAACGTTGGTTCAATTTCAACCACCATTTTTCCAGCCTTGACAGTATCGCCAACGCTCACCAAAACATCCTTGATTTGCCCAATTACCTGCGCGTTCGCATCCGCATATTTATACAGTTGCAATTTTCCGGCAGCATCAACGGTCTGTTGGATATCGCCGCGCTGAACGGTCACGGTATCGAATTTAATTGGCGCAGGCGGCCCAACCATTTCCGGCGATCCGCTCGCTGGCGATTTCGGTTGCTGCAATACTTGCGCAAGAACAACACCTGCGCTGAGGACGATCAGCAGCAATACAGCGGCAGCTGCGCCGGTACGCCGAAATGTGCGGGACGCAGCTTTCGGCACGGGGGGGGGCGATTTAATCTGATCTACGGTCATCGGGATAGCACGTCGAAAATAAACAAACATAAGCAAACATAAACAGCGTGTTCGGATCGCTTCAAGCACTTGATGCGGACAGCAGCACTAAGCGATCAATTGAGTGGGACAAATCTCTGGCTAAACTATATTTTTGCAAACCTTGGTACTTAATCAAGTATCAGGCAATTATTTAAGCAACAACCCGCCGCCATTTAAAAACATAGGCTGTATTTTAGACGGAATAACAGAATTACTCTGCAGTGCAGCAGAATAGATTGGTAACAGTTGTTACCAAGCCCACAATTAAATGCTAGCCATGAAATTATGGGCTGTGGATATCTGAATGTGCAGTCCTGATCATCGCCAATGTAATTGACACACCAACAACCGACCACGCATCTTCATCGAGACTACAGAAAACTATTAACTATTAGCCAATAGCTGTGCCAGGGACCACAAACGCTTGCCATTGCCGATTGGCATCGGGCGAACTCCATACCGCCAAATGCAATTGCGACAACATCAGCGGATTGTCCAACAAGGCACTTTTCTGCTTTGGCGATAAGTTATCAGGACCGTCTGTTAATGCTGTGCGCACCAACGCGGCATGCGCCGTCAAACTCGCAGCAGGAACCGCCGGACGGGCGGTTACCGAGGCGCATACCAGCGCATTGATAGTCGGATCGACCACCGCCTCGACAAAGCCAGCTAAACGTTTACCGGCTTCGTTATAAGCAGTCGTCGCAGCCAGTTCAGGCGGCAAATCCACCTCTTCCGGAATAACGAATAAGCGGGCATGACGAAAGCTACGACCCAACGACACCCGACTGGAAAATACCGACAAAGGAATCGACAACACCAGCGAACCGACAATCGGCAGCAACCACCACAGGAATGCAGGTTCCAGCAAAAACACACCAGTACCCCATCCCAAACCCAAAACGGTATGCCAGCCGTGACGCCGACAGGCTTCTTCCCAAGTTGTTTCGGTATCTTCACGCGGCGGCGATTTCCAGCTAATCGCCCAACCCAGAAATGCGCCGATCACAAAACGGGTATGAAATAACATTCTGACCGGTGCCAGCAACATCGAAAATAACAATTCGATCAGCATGCTAATAGTAAGCCGCATGGCACCGCCAAATTCACGCGCACCTTTGGCCCAGATCAAGATAACGCTCAGAATTTTTGGCAAAAACAATAAAGTCGCCGTGGCGCTGAATAACGCCAAGGCCTGTTCCGGATGCCATTCCGGCCACACTGGAAATAACTGGCCCGGCCTTACAAAATACTCCGGCACCATCAACGTGTGCATCGCCAGCAACACTGTCGATAACACTAAAAATCCGAACCACAGCGGCGCCGATATATAGGCCATCACACCGGTCACAAACACCGCACGATGGACACCGTGCATGCCCCGCGCAAGGAACAACCGGAAATTCATCAGATTGCCCTGACACCAGCGCCGATCACGCTTCAGTTCGTCCAGTAAATTAGGCGGCATTTCCTCAAAACTTCCCGCCAGATCGTAAGCAATCCAGACGCCCCAGCCAGCCCTTCGCATCAGCGCCGCTTCGACAAAGTCATGCGACAGAATTTCGCCTGCAAGCGAGCCTTCGCCCGGTAACGGTGCCAAGGCGCAATGCTCCATAAAAGGGGCCAGTCGAATAATCGCGTTGTGCCCCCAATAATGCGATTCTCCCAGTTGCCAGTAATGCAAACCGGCAGTAAATAACGGACCGTAGACCCGTGTCGAAAACTGTTGAATGCGCGCATATAAAGTATCGCGACCAGCCGCACGCGGCGCAGTCTGAATAATGCCAGCGCTGGGATTGGCTTCCATCAAGCGCACTAGCGTCGTCAGGCAAGTGCCGCTCATCACGCTATCGGCATCCAACACGATCATATAGTCGTAGTTGGCACCCCAACGCCGACAGAAATCGTCGATATTGCCGCTTTTGCGCTTGACCCGACGCCGACGGTGCCGATAAAAAATACGTCCAAACGCGCCCAGCGTGCGCGACAAATTGACCCACGCATCCAGCTCCGCCGTGCAGATATCAGGATCGCCGCTGTCGCTCAACACAAAAAAATCAAAACGTCCCAGCTCACCGCTTTGCATCACAGATTCATACGTCGCCCGCAAACCGGCAAATACCCGTGTCACGTCTTCATTACAGATCGGCATCACGATCGCCGTTCTGGCGTTGGCCGGAATCGGGCCGGGGGCCGCATCTTCACGCGAAATCACATAGCGATCCGTGCCGCGCATCAACACCAGAAACCCCGCCATCGCCGTCCAGAATCCCGCCGAAACCCAGCAAAACAGGATCGCAAACAGCGCCAATGTCAGCATTTCCATCGGTTTAGCACCGTGATAAGGCAACACCGTACTCATGAAATAGGTCGCCAGCACCGTCTGTGCAAGCATCAGCGTGATCAGGACGATACGCCGCAAATTGCCATTGTGCCGCCAGATGCCACGCGGATCATGCGCGTCGGTTGGCTTAACATGCTGCTCAACACTATTCTGTTGCGCACTTTCCTGCGCGCTCTTGCGTCTTCGCGATTTAAGGCTAGGCCGACGATCAAAGGCGTGATTGGCATTTTCAATCCAGCGCACCAACGGATTCAGCGTGCCCCAAGGCCGCGCAACGATAGGCGTACGGTTTAACGGCGTGGCAATGCTGATGCGGGTACGCCCGCTGGCGTCTTTAACAATCTCGGGAGTAGCGCCGGCAGTATGACTGCTATGGCTGCTGATATTGCTGATGCTAGCGCTATTAGCTGCACGCGCATCAGCTGGTGCAGGATTGCCATCCGGCGGCATCCCGTAAACCAATTGCAGACGATTTGCAATCGATGCGTAGGCAGGATTCTCGCGGGCAAACTCATCATCCACGGCATCATCAATTTCAGCCAGAGCCAGATGCAAAGCCGCCATCTCCTCGGCCGAGTTGGTAATTACCTCGCCCTGCATCCTTTCGGACAGCAACGCACGCTGCCGCGATGACAGAGGAAGGCGCTCTAGATAACAGTCACCCGGCGTCGGATCATCAAACGCCGGCGAGACCGGTTTGTGCGCTAGTTGGGCGGTAATATGTAACTCCACGTTTCAGATAAGGTTGTATTGCCACCGCGCAAGAAACCACGCAGTTCGACTGGTTTATTATCCTCATTGCGACGCAATTTGATATGCATGCGCCAACCGCCGGTCGCTTCATTGCGGACCGCATCGCTACTCAACAGTTTAGCGTTATCGTCCACACTGACAATCGCATCGAGCTTCATAGTGGATGCTAATTTCTTAAACACCGGGCCTTCGAAATCTACCAATAAATTGATACTGTCGTCCGGCTTGAGTTGAAAACCGCTACCACGACGGGTCTGTGTTACAGACGACAACGGCGAACTCTTTTCGCCATCCTTTTGCCATAACAATGTGTACGCGATATTAAACGGTTGCCCCACTTTCGGCGGCGTATCGGGCACCCAATAAGCGACGATATTGTCATTTGTTTCATCCGGCGTCGGGATTTGCACCAACTCTACGCGTCCTGCACCCCAACGCCCTTTCGGCTGAACCCAGGCACTCGGCCGCTTCTCGTAACGCGCATCCAGATCCTGATAACTGGCGAAATTTCGCTCACGCTGCATCAAACCAAAACCAACCGGATTGCTCGTCGTGTAAGACGTTACCAGCAAGCGTTTTGGATTCACTAGCGGTCGCCAAATCCATTCCCCCGTCCCGGACGCGACCAACAAGCCGTCTGAATCATGCACTTCAGGACGATAATCTTCGGTTTGCGAGCGTTGATTTTTACCATAGAAAAACATACTAGTCAGCGGTGCGATGCCCAATTTAGTCACGTTCTCACGCAAATATAGCTGCGCTTTTACTTCGACTGCCGTATCAACGCCAGGCTTCATGATAAAACTATACGCCCCAGTCACACGTCGCGAATTGAGCAAAGCGTAAATCGTGATCTGTTTGTCGCCCGCTTTTGGCCGGTCTATCCAGAACTCCACAAATTGCGGGAATTCTTCACCCGAATTCAATGCCGTATCCACCGCCAGCCCACGCGCAGACAAGCCATATTGCTGATCTTTGCCTAAACCACGGAAGTAACTAGCGCCCAAAAACGACAGCACCTCATCCTTGTAACTACTACTGTTGAGCGGATAATGCACCCGAAATCCGGCAAATCCAAGCGTGCGCATCTTACGCGGATCAATTTTATTCGCGCCATAGTTGAAATCATTCGGATCGAAACGAAGATCGCGCACACTATCGCCAACGATTTCGTGCATTTTCACGGGCTGATCAAATAGATGGCCTTCGTGAAAGAAGGCCAGATCGTAGGGTAACTTAGCATTTCGCCAAGGAGATTTTTCAGGTTTAAATCGAATATCTTTATATTGCTCGAAAGTCAGATCATCAATCTCTTTCGGTAAATTGCTAGCCGGTTTAACGAATGCCTTGCCAGATAATTCTTTAGCACGCTGCGCAACATCATTAAAACCAAATGCAGACGCCTGCACGCTAGTGAGCAAACAAGCCATCGCCACTAAGAAGGGCGCTAAAAGAGGACGGGCTGACGTCGAAATAAAATATCTCACCGAATAAAAAGCCTTTAATAACATTGGATTCCCAGTTAATACTGCTTGATGTGCGAATTTGACAATAGTAACGATAGTTCGTCTTACCTTCCCACTTATCGCCCTACTTTACATGCGCTATTGTTAGTTGCCTAAAGAAACATTTCCACGCTAAAACGAGAAATTCTATCGAGATGTCATCGTTGATGACAAGAATATTCCTAAATACAGCTATTACAGGGGAGTTATTCTTAGGATAGAAATTTCTGAATTGCGAATTGACTGGGTTAAGAACAGTGACAGCAAGCAAAGTTCCTCTCCCCATTTATAGTAAGATTACCGACTTTCCGGATGACCGCATTTTTTGAACGTCGGAATAGGGCGGAAATACGGCGACTTTTATACCACCTGGAACACATCGTAAGGTTAAGCATGCTGCAAGCGGTGACATTGCATTCCTGCCATCGCCCATCCTATACTTCATCTAACGTCCGTTAATTGATAACAAACTGCACCTTATGCCTTCGATTCTTACTATCATTGTCGCCACGGACGCCAACAATGGCATCGGCATCCGCAATACCTTGCCCTGGCATTTGCCGGAAGATCTGGCACATTTCAAGCGCACCACTTCGGGTCATCCGATCATTATGGGGCGCAAAACATTCGAATCCATAGGTCGGCCATTACCGAATCGCCGCAATATTGTCATCACTCGCAATCCCGATTGGCAGCACGAAGGCGTAGAAACGGTGACCTCAGTCGAAGCGGCGGCGGCATTAATCAACGGCAGCGAAAATCCCACTGATGGTGAAAAAGAAGCCTTCATCATCGGCGGTGCAG carries:
- a CDS encoding efflux RND transporter periplasmic adaptor subunit: MFVYFRRAIPMTVDQIKSPPPVPKAASRTFRRTGAAAAVLLLIVLSAGVVLAQVLQQPKSPASGSPEMVGPPAPIKFDTVTVQRGDIQQTVDAAGKLQLYKYADANAQVIGQIKDVLVSVGDTVKAGKMVVEIEPTLQPAKVETNRAQMARLQAELADQRAQMDFAELQFKRQTQLKAQNATREESFESSRMSMSSASARVDAINAQIRQVEATLKLDDESRQHTQVLAPISGTVVALNARPGQMVGTTQPALSLMRIADLSKMTVQARVAEIDVTRLRRGMVANFTTPGYPGKQWSGKLRQVIPVPADGTGEQGKQTFYNVLFEVDNAEQELMSGMSTQVQFIVAQAQDAVLLPIKLLGRPDADGLYSVNVLDAQQQLSQRKLKIGIRDDKQVQVLSGLKVGEQLLVGSVPAVLLKPPTPVAAAAETVASTPAAKPAPVVTPAAAAFSTLLPPAKSAAPSGGAAGSANAASVTR
- a CDS encoding dihydrofolate reductase, which produces MPSILTIIVATDANNGIGIRNTLPWHLPEDLAHFKRTTSGHPIIMGRKTFESIGRPLPNRRNIVITRNPDWQHEGVETVTSVEAAAALINGSENPTDGEKEAFIIGGAEIYTTALPLCNRMIVTEIDKIFDCDAFFPARDPQQWQEISRASHHSSTHNFAYAFVVYQRR
- a CDS encoding glucan biosynthesis protein G, with amino-acid sequence MACLLTSVQASAFGFNDVAQRAKELSGKAFVKPASNLPKEIDDLTFEQYKDIRFKPEKSPWRNAKLPYDLAFFHEGHLFDQPVKMHEIVGDSVRDLRFDPNDFNYGANKIDPRKMRTLGFAGFRVHYPLNSSSYKDEVLSFLGASYFRGLGKDQQYGLSARGLAVDTALNSGEEFPQFVEFWIDRPKAGDKQITIYALLNSRRVTGAYSFIMKPGVDTAVEVKAQLYLRENVTKLGIAPLTSMFFYGKNQRSQTEDYRPEVHDSDGLLVASGTGEWIWRPLVNPKRLLVTSYTTSNPVGFGLMQRERNFASYQDLDARYEKRPSAWVQPKGRWGAGRVELVQIPTPDETNDNIVAYWVPDTPPKVGQPFNIAYTLLWQKDGEKSSPLSSVTQTRRGSGFQLKPDDSINLLVDFEGPVFKKLASTMKLDAIVSVDDNAKLLSSDAVRNEATGGWRMHIKLRRNEDNKPVELRGFLRGGNTTLSETWSYILPPN
- the mdoH gene encoding glucans biosynthesis glucosyltransferase MdoH, translated to MELHITAQLAHKPVSPAFDDPTPGDCYLERLPLSSRQRALLSERMQGEVITNSAEEMAALHLALAEIDDAVDDEFARENPAYASIANRLQLVYGMPPDGNPAPADARAANSASISNISSHSSHTAGATPEIVKDASGRTRISIATPLNRTPIVARPWGTLNPLVRWIENANHAFDRRPSLKSRRRKSAQESAQQNSVEQHVKPTDAHDPRGIWRHNGNLRRIVLITLMLAQTVLATYFMSTVLPYHGAKPMEMLTLALFAILFCWVSAGFWTAMAGFLVLMRGTDRYVISREDAAPGPIPANARTAIVMPICNEDVTRVFAGLRATYESVMQSGELGRFDFFVLSDSGDPDICTAELDAWVNLSRTLGAFGRIFYRHRRRRVKRKSGNIDDFCRRWGANYDYMIVLDADSVMSGTCLTTLVRLMEANPSAGIIQTAPRAAGRDTLYARIQQFSTRVYGPLFTAGLHYWQLGESHYWGHNAIIRLAPFMEHCALAPLPGEGSLAGEILSHDFVEAALMRRAGWGVWIAYDLAGSFEEMPPNLLDELKRDRRWCQGNLMNFRLFLARGMHGVHRAVFVTGVMAYISAPLWFGFLVLSTVLLAMHTLMVPEYFVRPGQLFPVWPEWHPEQALALFSATATLLFLPKILSVILIWAKGAREFGGAMRLTISMLIELLFSMLLAPVRMLFHTRFVIGAFLGWAISWKSPPREDTETTWEEACRRHGWHTVLGLGWGTGVFLLEPAFLWWLLPIVGSLVLSIPLSVFSSRVSLGRSFRHARLFVIPEEVDLPPELAATTAYNEAGKRLAGFVEAVVDPTINALVCASVTARPAVPAASLTAHAALVRTALTDGPDNLSPKQKSALLDNPLMLSQLHLAVWSSPDANRQWQAFVVPGTAIG